A stretch of Capricornis sumatraensis isolate serow.1 chromosome 10, serow.2, whole genome shotgun sequence DNA encodes these proteins:
- the LOC138087447 gene encoding zeta-crystallin-like isoform X1: MATGQKLMRAIRVFEFGGPEVLKLQSDVAVPIPKDHQVLIKVEACGVNPVDTYIRSGTHSVKPLLPYTPGFDVAGIIEAVGESISAFKKGDRVFTTRTISGGYAEYALAADHTVYTLPEKLDLKQGAAIGIPYFTAYRALLHSACVKPGESVLVHGASGGVGIAACQIARAYGLKVLGTASTEEGQKIVLENGAHKVFNHKEANYIDKIKKSVGEKGVDVIIEMLANVNLSNDLNLLSHGGRVIVVGSRGPVEINPRDTMTKESSIKGVTLFSSTKEEFQQFAAALQAGMEIGWLKPVIGPQYLLEKAAQVHENIIHSSGATEKMILLLK, from the coding sequence aTGGCAACTGGACAGAAGTTGATGAGAGCTATTAGAGTTTTTGAATTTGGTGGACCAGAAGTACTGAAACTCCAGTCGGATGTTGCTGTACCAATTCCAAAAGACCATCAGGTTCTCATCAAAGTCGAAGCATGTGGTGTAAACCCAGTGGACACATACATTCGCTCTGGCACTCACAGTGTAAAACCACTTCTACCTTATACTCCTGGCTTTGATGTGGCTGGGATAATAGAAGCTGTTGGGGAGAGTATATCTGCTTTCAAGAAAGGTGACAGAGTTTTCACTACCAGGACGATCTCTGGGGGCTATGCTGAGTATGCTCTGGCAGCCGATCACACTGTTTACACACTGCCGGAAAAACTGGATTTGAAACAAGGAGCTGCCATCGGCATCCCATACTTTACTGCTTATCGAGCTCTGCTTCACAGTGCCTGTGTGAAACCTGGAGAAAGTGTTCTGGTTCATGGAGCTAGTGGAGGAGTTGGAATAGCAGCATGCCAAATTGCGAGAGCTTATGGCTTAAAAGTTTTGGGCACAGCTAGTACTGAGGAAGGACAAAAGATTGTTTTGGAAAATGGAGCCCACAAAGTGTTTAATCACAAAGAAGCTAACTATATTGATAAAATTAAGAAATCTGTTGGTGAAAAAGGAGTTGATGTGATTATTGAAATGTTAGCTAATGTAAATCTTAGTAATGATTTGAATCTTTTGTCACATGGAGGACGAGTAATAGTTGTTGGCAGCAGAGGCCCTGTTGAAATAAACCCACGGGACACCATGACAAAGGAATCTAGCATAAAAGGAGTTACTCTGTTTTCATCCACCAAGGAGGAATTTCAGCAGTTTGCAGCAGCCCTTCAAGCCGGAATGGAAATTGGTTGGTTGAAACCAGTAATAGGTCCCCAGTATTTACTGGAGAAGGCTGCCCAGGTTCATGAAAATATCATTCATAGCAGTGGGGCTACTGAAAAAATGATTCTTCTCTTAAAATGA
- the LOC138087447 gene encoding zeta-crystallin-like isoform X2, giving the protein MATGQKLMRAIRVFEFGGPEVLKLQSDVAVPIPKDHQVLIKVEACGVNPVDTYIRSGTHSVKPLLPYTPGFDVAGIIEAVGESISAFKKGDRVFTTRTISGGYAEYALAADHTVYTLPEKLDLKQGAAIGIPYFTAYRALLHSACVKPGESVLVHGASGGVGIAACQIARAYGLKVLGTASTEEGQKIVLENGAHKVFNHKEANYIDKIKKSVVVGSRGPVEINPRDTMTKESSIKGVTLFSSTKEEFQQFAAALQAGMEIGWLKPVIGPQYLLEKAAQVHENIIHSSGATEKMILLLK; this is encoded by the exons aTGGCAACTGGACAGAAGTTGATGAGAGCTATTAGAGTTTTTGAATTTGGTGGACCAGAAGTACTGAAACTCCAGTCGGATGTTGCTGTACCAATTCCAAAAGACCATCAGGTTCTCATCAAAGTCGAAGCATGTGGTGTAAACCCAGTGGACACATACATTCGCTCTGGCACTCACAGTGTAAAACCACTTCTACCTTATACTCCTGGCTTTGATGTGGCTGGGATAATAGAAGCTGTTGGGGAGAGTATATCTGCTTTCAAGAAAGGTGACAGAGTTTTCACTACCAGGACGATCTCTGGGGGCTATGCTGAGTATGCTCTGGCAGCCGATCACACTGTTTACACACTGCCGGAAAAACTGGATTTGAAACAAGGAGCTGCCATCGGCATCCCATACTTTACTGCTTATCGAGCTCTGCTTCACAGTGCCTGTGTGAAACCTGGAGAAAGTGTTCTGGTTCATGGAGCTAGTGGAGGAGTTGGAATAGCAGCATGCCAAATTGCGAGAGCTTATGGCTTAAAAGTTTTGGGCACAGCTAGTACTGAGGAAGGACAAAAGATTGTTTTGGAAAATGGAGCCCACAAAGTGTTTAATCACAAAGAAGCTAACTATATTGATAAAATTAAGAAATCTGTTG TTGTTGGCAGCAGAGGCCCTGTTGAAATAAACCCACGGGACACCATGACAAAGGAATCTAGCATAAAAGGAGTTACTCTGTTTTCATCCACCAAGGAGGAATTTCAGCAGTTTGCAGCAGCCCTTCAAGCCGGAATGGAAATTGGTTGGTTGAAACCAGTAATAGGTCCCCAGTATTTACTGGAGAAGGCTGCCCAGGTTCATGAAAATATCATTCATAGCAGTGGGGCTACTGAAAAAATGATTCTTCTCTTAAAATGA